The sequence CAATATGGGTGGTTTCTTGGCTCTCAATGATTACGAAATATTTGAAGAAGCGAGAAACATGGTGGTTATTTATGAAGGGCTACACACTTATGGCGGCTTAGCTGGACGTGATATGGAAGCTATGGCTCGCGGTATTGAGGAAGCTGTTCAATTCGATCACATCAGAGCAAGAATCGGACAAGTAGAATATGTCGGAGAAAAATTATTACAATTCGATATCCCGATTGTCAAGCCAATAGGAGGACATGCTATTTTCTTGGATGCTAAAAGGTTTTTTCCGCAAATTCCACAAATAGAATTTCCAGCTCAAACCTTAGCAGCAGAAATCTATCTCGACTCCGGAGTGCGAACAATGGAGAGAGGAATAGTTTCCGCAGGCCGAAATAAAGATACCGGTGACCATTACTATCCAAAACTCGAACTTGTGCGGATTACTTTTCCGCGACGAGTTTATACACAAGCTCATTGCGACGTTACAATTGAATCTATTGTGGAAACATACGAAAACAGAAATAGCATTAAAGGTTTGAAAATGGTTTACGAACCAAAATATTTACGTTTCTTCCAAGCAAAGTTCGAAAGGTTATAATGAATAAAATATCAACTTTTTTCTCAAACCTTTTTAAGCGCTCGTTAGATATTGTCGAAAAAACCGGAAATGCACTACCTCACCCGGCAACTTTGTTTGGGATTCTCGCCCTTTTGGTCGCAATCGCCTCAGCCATCGGCTACCACGTCGGATTAAAAGCATTGCATCCCTCAAATGGGACAATCGTTACGGTTACGAATTTGCTAAGCGGCGATGGACTCCGCTGGATGTACTCAAATTTATTTAGAAACTTTGTTGAGTTTCCCCCACTCGGAATTGTGCTAACGGCAATGATCGGCATCGGGTTAGCCGAAGGGTCGGGTCTATTAACTACTCTCATCAAAGCCGTCGTAATAACGGCGCCAAAGCGACTGATTACTACAACCATTGTATTCGCAGGTGTACTATCGCATACTGCTTCAGAAGCAGGGTATGTTATTCTAATTCCACTCGCTGCAATAGTATTTTTAGCTCTCGGCAGACATCCGCTTGCCGGACTCGCAGCAGCTTTTGCTGGTGTAAGTGGTGGGTTCGGTGCAAATTTTATTATCGGGTCAATAGACCCAGTTTTAGCTGGACTAAGTCAATCCGCTGCACAAATTATTGACCCCACGATACATCTCAACCCAGCGATAAATTTTTATTTTATGTTCGTATCGGGTATTGTCATAGTCATTGCTGGTACATGGGTAACGGAAAAAATAGTAGAACCGCGCCTCGGAAAATACAACGGCAGTTCTCAAGCAATCTCCATCGACACAATTTCTGCTATCGAAAAAAAAGGGTTGAGATGGGCAGGAATTAGCGTCCTC is a genomic window of Bacteroidota bacterium containing:
- a CDS encoding AbgT family transporter, which translates into the protein MNKISTFFSNLFKRSLDIVEKTGNALPHPATLFGILALLVAIASAIGYHVGLKALHPSNGTIVTVTNLLSGDGLRWMYSNLFRNFVEFPPLGIVLTAMIGIGLAEGSGLLTTLIKAVVITAPKRLITTTIVFAGVLSHTASEAGYVILIPLAAIVFLALGRHPLAGLAAAFAGVSGGFGANFIIGSIDPVLAGLSQSAAQIIDPTIHLNPAINFYFMFVSGIVIVIAGTWVTEKIVEPRLGKYNGSSQAISIDTISAIEKKGLRWAGISVLVASITFIIITVPENALLRNPETGSILKSPFLEGMITAVMIFFFIPGLVYGLVVKTIRNDKEAIKHIISSMSGMAGYIVLVFFAAQFVYFFRQSNLGVILAIDGAEFLKSIGLTGISLIIGFVFLSAFINMFMGSASAKWAIMAPVFVPMFMLLGYHPALTQAAFRIGDSVTNLITPMMSYFALIVSFAQKYNDKYGMGTIISMMLPYSIIFTLMWILLLVAWILFGLPLGPEGALYFSK